CTCGTCTTTTTCTTGGAAAACGGTCGGGTTGTTTTGTTCTAGGCTTTTAGGTAAGTAGTGCAGCTCTGCATACAAAAAACCTTCGAAATAATAAGTTAGCATATGATTGTATCATGGTTGAATATATTTCCTAACAGAAAGACACAGAATCTTGGAATGTACTGCCAAGTCAAAATCTCCACATTGATGCACAGAAGCTCAGGGCATGTCTGGCCTCAAACAGCGAGCTATTCCATTAGATCATCGACCTGGCAAAATTGCCGGCAACCAGACGACTTACAAAGTCCAAACACAGAAACCTGACATAGGAAGTAAATGTCTGTAGGATCTGATAAAACCTCTTAACTAGTTTGCCCCTTTTAGTTCTTAATTTTCTCTGGTCATGCTTAACTGCGTGAACCATAACACAAGTATTcataagaaaaaaaaatcagcggTTGGAGTCAATCATGCTACCAATATCAATTCTGAAGTGGCAGCATGATTTCATCCGATGAGTAAATTATGACCAACTTTTGATTATCAGTTTTACAGCACAAAACCAAATGAAGAGTGTAAATATTaacctcttgttggagctcaaaTGATGGTGTGGGTTCCCACTAGATGATCCCTGACCCGGTGAATACTGAGATAGCCCTTCGGGTCTGCTTCCAGCAGGTGCTGAAAAATGCAAGAAATATCTAAACCCGAATAGTCGAGTACCAAGGAAAACATACTAGCAATGCTGACAGTCCTTGATATATCTTACGGTTGCATTGTGCCATCCCAATAATAGAATCATTCTACGATGCAGATATActtaaaaagaaaaatgaaaccaTACATCTTATTCGTCTGAGGACTTCATTTCTCCTGACTTCCAGTTTCTCCTTGGTATCCAGAAGACTTTCAAACTGAGGCGCATATGAAACCTGCAGCCGGTTGCCAAGAAATACAGACTCGTCCAGCTTCCTCTTTGCAAACCTGCAACATGACAGAACCATTACCACACTTAAAAACAAAAAGTAATCGAAAGAAGGCACCAAACAAGTAGTAGGGGCAGGCAACTATTGGCGCCAGATCTGCTTCCAGGTGCCAAAGACTGGACCACAGGACCTGAACTAAACCATGCCCTCAAAGAAGGTCTAGGAATTAACCCAATCCTTCCATTCATTGGCAACTTGGTAGTCCCAAGTAATGCACACAAACCGACATCGAAGGATACGACATTAATGGATTTTGCATCTGGAAAGCCTACTCAAGTCATCCTTCCTCACTCACTTCCATTAATAGCGCTGAATAAAGGGCCTCAAATATTTCCCCCTCAATTACAGAAGCACGGAGCACCGTTTTCCCGGTAGATCAGCAAGCTACACACACCCTTCGGTGCGATATTCAGAGATATGACTGCCGGATCATCAGATACataatgacagaaaacagaagagaATCTTATCAGTTGGCTGACCGAACCTTACGGATCTTAAAAAGAGCATACGAAAGCGAGGCTACCGCGGCAAACCATGCCCACGAATCGATCACCGACTCTCTTCACCCTAGAGGGAGTAAAAAAATCAATCCTACAGTCGAACGAGGTAGGTGGATATATGCGTGCATTGGTCACCTCGCGTTGCTGACCTGCGCGAACTTGATGAAGTAGACGTCCGTGTACTCCTCGCAGTCCTCGGCGTCCATGGGCTTGCACCTGAACCCAACCAAACGCACACAcacagagaaagaaagaaaaatggtGAGCACTGAACATTAGCTAGcagggagaagaagaggaggcggACTCAGGTCGCTGCTGCCGGCTCACTCTTCCAGGGGGCCGTACGCCGAGAACGTggagccgagctcgtcgccgcacCCGAGGGCCGGCACGTTCCGGACGACGAGGTACCTGCGACCGAATCGGGGTTAGCGGCGGCgacgcggaggaggaggaggaggagctaggGTTGGGGGGTGGGATGGGATGGGATGGTGGTTACTTGGACTCGTCGCAGACCGTGTAGACGCGCACGGCCGCCGGCTCGTCGCGGTCGCGCGGCATCTCGCCGGGCGACCGTCGAGGGGGAGTTTTCCTTCCTTGGGCGCGCGGCGGCCGGatctgggagagagggggagttgAGCCTCGCTGCGACGCCTGACTGCCGACCCGCGACCacggccgtcgccgccgccggtcACCGCCTGGGCTCGGGTCTGGGCCGGCCGGGGGCacgggctgagcaggaggagtTCACGAAGAGGGGTAGAAAGGTCTTTTGTCTTTCTCTGACTATACTACTATCTCCGTCcacaaatacttgtcctagagatgaatgtatctagatttattttaattatagatacgtccattatatgcatttttaggacaagtactATAGTAAGcttgcacatgaaaatttacgtgTATAGAGAGATAATTTGATAGTGGTAGCCAAAAACATTACGAATGTGGTAGGCAATTCGAACAATTCAAAAAAATTGTTTCTTCAACCGGTTTAAATTTTGAATGTCTCCTTCAATAAATATGTGAACACTACGAATGCTCTTCCATAATCATTTGGATTTTTTACCATGATCTTTCTCTTGACATATAGTCAGCCAACTAACATAGAGGCAAAATCATGTGCATAATTGTCTATTAGGTATTCCGTGTTCCCTCATATACTTTGACTGAATATTGCTGTGGctattaaaagaaaaaaaaaaaaagttACTTTCACGCAAGAAGGACCACATCATCGTCTTGCCGTAGGGGCATCATGTGTGAAGGATGACCCTTCATAACAAAGCAACTTTTTATGGGCCAACTGCATCCGGTCATTTCGTGAAAAGCCCTTTGACTGTTtttattaaagatccatttgcaATCCAGGACACACCCACACGGGTTTGTAAGAAGAGAGGTGACGATCACACGCCATAGCATCATGGGCGTAATGTAAGGCAATGATCTGCTGGATATTGGCGATGGAACTGCACATCCATTTCAACATGTTTGCTACCCGTTTCGCCATCTAGCGGTGAGAATTCGGTACGACTTATTTACAAAAGTATTATTTGATGAATTTTGATTGATATGTGATCGTATATTGAGAATACTACAATTACTTAGCCCGTTTCTATTCTTTAGTGCCAACGCGACTGTGGCAGCAGATGCAAAAAGTTTCAAAAAATGCGGTCATCTAAGGAAACGTTGCTATAGTATGGATTTGAATTGATACAATCATAGTACATTGAGGTTGAGGATGGACAGAACAATATAGTACTACACATGTGCTTCTTATGGAAGTATTGCATGGCATGAAAGCATCCATTACATGGTAGTTGTGCCACATGTGTTTCTATTTAAGTGAGAGAAGGGTGAAGCATTAGGATCATAACTCACAAAGAAACCGATGTGTATATCtgaggatgagcaaggagtagaaCTCAGTCGTTGCTAGATTCCAATCAAcatacactaggtgcatgcttTATACAAGCTTTGCACTTAGTTGGACTTGTTTTTTTCAGGTGTCATTGAAACCCATATACATTATAGGACTTAGAAGCATCAGGATTTGTGATTGCAACGGCCTAAATTGTTTGTGCACTAAGCAACATCACCTTGATTGTCAGATGGAGACAaaatattcttcaagggttgctcATGGTGCTAACACACTTGATCGACTAGCACTAGCTATCTTCACCTTGTCTCAACTTTGAATTTCTGCAACATTGTATCTTTGATTTTGTTAAGACATAAATtcaaaactctatgttgtttagATCGGTATTTGTGTTGGAAGTGTGAGATCATAGGTGGAAAACATGCTCTTAAATAAATACATGGTACAAAATTTCCACACAACTTGTGACATTAAGTTAAAGTGTTGATTTAACCCTATGCGAGTTTAGTGATATAAATGTACAGACCTGCCAAATTAAATGACTGGTACATTTGAAACTTTGAATGGGTAGGCAATTCAACAAAAAGTGCAAAACTAATATAACCCATTTCAAACAATAGTAGATCTTGTCAATCATAAGAAgaatcagaaaaagaaaagaaccaTCCCTCCACACATGCAAATCTATTGATAATACTCTctctgtctcaaaataagtgacacAAATTATGTATTAAGTTAGTATAATTTTTGTACTAAAGcagcgacacttattttaagacggagggagtattattcaaGTGATACTAGCTCAAAATTGCACACAAAGAACTTAACTATAACTCTCGAGATTGCCAACATTTGATAAACATACCAAATTCCATATGATCGATGTAGCGATGTTTGTTTCCACAACAAAGCGATGCTATTGATATGTAATCGAGATTTTGAGTCTCTTATGAGTGAGGTAGTGCGAAATTGCATATACGCTACGGCCATGAGGAAAAACCAGATAAACCAAAATAGTACACAAGTCCAAAATTTACACCCGAAAAGCCTAATTCATATGTAGTAATAACAACACAATAACATTCCCATGTGATCTCATGTAATATTCCAAACAGGTTCTCATGTAAAAAATGTGAACTGTAAGTAAGTTGCGTCGAAgcaaaaatgaacttgataaaaCACAACAGATCTGGTGTTACATAGATTTAGTTGAATGAATTAGAGACGAGAAACACAAGATAGTGCACTGCCGGTTATAAGGTATGACGAGTACGGCGCAGGAAGGGATCTGCTGGTTGCTAACTCGTAGTGTAGCCTGATGAAGTGGTCAGCCTCAATCATGAAGTTCCACCTCCGAAGGATGCGCTGGAGCAACCCTAGGGCGTGTGTCATGGGAGGACGAGAGCTCAACTACGACGGTGAGCTTAGTCAGTGCATCATTTTCCTCTGAAGCGGCGCTAGACCAATTGTGCAAGAATGGAGCGATGCCTTTGGCAAGGACAACCTTGGCCCCTAAATGAATTACTCAGATGTGTATATATGTATCGCTGAAAAAACAGCACGCTATAGTGTGTAAAGAATTGCCTTGTTAAATTAATCAATGCATAATGTCTCGCTAATAGCATATTTTCAGAGGCGATATCATTTCCCATAGCTCGCTATTTTTTTCCTTGGTATGTATGGAATCATTGTGCTCACATGCTACTATGTGTTGTTTGCTTTCCTGCTGCTTGCAACTAATCTGTCTCATTAGTCTACAGTAGAAGCACGAGTACGTGAGTTGTTCCACAGTTCAACAGAGTACCTGCCATTCTTCAACATCATCTAGTTCTCCCTCGAGCGGACGCACCCTCTTTCCCAGCGTCTCCTATTCCTTAATGCTTTTATCTTCACATCCTTCACCTCCTCCCCGTTTCATCTCTCAGGGCTACTGCCTCACTTTTTTTATATATGGTGTGGTATGTATGCTTATGCCCATCCACATGGTGCTAGGTTTGGTTTGACGAGTCTGTACTATTTTTTGCGATTTGATGCCatttactcccttcgttcctaaatataaaaccctttagagattgcactataaactgcATACGAATTtacagacatattttagagtatagattcattcattttactccgtatataGTCTTCTAGTAAAATCTCTACAATGTTTTATATTTTAGAAGGGGGAGTACTTGGTAAAGTAGTACATGTTCCTATGTCAAAGTGACATTTGGCGATTCCCGGTTGTTTGGAAAACATGCGAATTCATTCGTGAATTAGTAAAGATACATGGTGCAACGCCGGTCCTGAGGTTTCAGGGGCCCGGGGCGAAACTACAATCCTGGGCCCTTCGGGGCCCTTAGTATAAATGTCTAACTAGTAATCAtcatatattttattttaaataaagcATTCATCATATATAATTAAGTTCATCAAAAATCAATGTGCATATCACATAATGTATTACATATTAccttcaaaaaaaattcctagcATTCCGAGAAGCAAAATCACTAATGATAGTATCAATATCAATTTCAtccaagatttttttttctcgatGCATAAAGTTGCCAAGCCATTTAATCTCTCTTGCGACATTGTAGATCTCAGGTAGTTCTTCAATAATTTCAACTTCGAAAAACTCCTTTCAGTTGATGCCACAGTCACAGGCATAGTAAAGAAAATTTGATATGCAATAGAAATATTAGGATAACAATCTGATTCTGACAAACTCAAAAATATCCATAGCAGACATCGCTCTATCAGGCAAAGTTGACTGTATAACAGTTAACTCAGAAATCAAATCATTTAAATTAACATGAGATGAACCACTTGAGGAGAATGAACTTGCAAATTTAGTGCAACTGTTTTTAAGTTCAGAATGCTCCAATGACTTCAAGGTCGTCGAACTCATTAAAAatccaaatattttttaaatgattcAAGTTCTTCAAATCTGTTTTTAGTGAAGTGGCTGCCTTATCAACCATGACAAAAAAATAATTGACTTTAAAATCCTTCTCAGCTTCAAACATTGCTTCATCATTGTCATCTTCATCAAATTGTTTCTtcctagtgttggggaacgtcgcatgggaaacaaaaattttcctacgcgcacgaagacctatcatggagatgtccatctacgagaggggatgagtgatctacgtacccttgtagatcgtacagcagaagcgtttagagaacgcggttgatgtagtggaacgtcctcacgtccctcgatccgccccgcgaacaatcccgcgatcagtcccacgatctagtaccgaacggacggcacctccgcgttcagcacacgtacagctcgacgatgatctcggccttcttgatccagcaagagagacggagaggtagaagagttctccggcagcgtgacggcgctccggaggttggtgatgatcttgtctcagcagggctccgcccgagctccgcagaaacacgatctagaggaaaaactatggaggtatgtggtcgggcagccgtgagaaagtcgtctcaaatctgccctaaaagccccatatatataggaggagggagggggaccttgccttggggtccaagggatccccaaggggtcggccgagccaggggggaggactctccccccccccaaaccgagtcctacttggtttggtgggagggagtccttcccccttcccacttcttcctttttttttcctttgattttttctttcttggcgcataggggattggtgggctgtcccaccagcccactaagggctggtgtgaccccccaaatacctatgggcttccccggagtgggttgcccccctccggtgaactcccggaacccattcgtcattcccggtacattcccggtaactccgaaaaactttccggtaatcaaatgaggtcatcctatatatcaatcttcgtttccggaccattccggaaaccctcgtgacgtccgtgatctcatccgggactccgaacaacattcggcaaccaaccatataactcaaatacgcataaaacaacgtcgaaccttaagtgtgcagaccctgcgggttcgagaactatgtagacatgacccgagagactcctcggtcaatatccaacagcgggacctggatgaccatattggatcctacatattctacgaagatctttatcgtttgaacctcagtgccaaggattcgtataatcccgtatgtcattccctttgtccttcggtatgttacttgtccgagatttgatcgtcagtatccgcatacctatttcaatctcgtttaccggcaagtctctttactcgttccgtaatacaagatcccgcaacttacactaagttacattgcttgcaaggcttgtatgtgatgttgtattaccgagtgggccccgagatacctctccgtcacacggagtgacaaatcccagtcttgatccatactaactcaactaacaccttcggagatacctgtagagcatctttatagtcacccagttacgttgcgacgtttgatacacacaaagcattcctccggtgtcagtgagttatatgatctcatggtcataggaataaatacttgacacgcagaaaacagtagcaacaaaatgacacgatcaacatgctacgtctattagtttgggtctagtccatcacgtgattctcccaatgacgtgatccagtcatcaagcaacaacacttttttcataatcagaagacactgactatcatcgatcaactggctagccaactagaggcatgctagggacggtgttttgtctatgtatccacacatgtaaatgagtattcattcaatacaattatagcatggataataaactattatcttgatacaggaattataataataactatacatttattattgcctctagggcataattccaacacctagaAACACGACGCTTTACTGGAAATGATGGCTCAACACCATTTCAGCTGCAATTGTTTTGGCAATTACCACACCAGAAACAAACCCTTCCTCTCTATACGTGTCAAAATAAGTCCTCATACCATCTATTTGCATTAAGGCAGACTCAATACACATGGATGGTGATTGCAGCTTCCTGCTCACTGTATCTACAGCAAATAGAATGTCATGCCAAATGACCATGTGAAGTATGAACTCATAGCTGCCAAGCACATCAAACAATTTTTTTGCATCACTCCTATCCTTGGGTTCTGTACCACTATCTTCACTTAACTCAAGTAGAGCTGATCTTATGCTAGGAGCTTGATATCTCATTGCTTTTACATTTTAATCCAACTCTCCCAGTGAGTATTGCTCAAAGATTTCACAGATAAATCTTTCACATGGATCACAAAAACTCTCTATCTTTTGGTAGAACCACTAAATAGTACATATATTCGTTGCACAATTCCAAAAAAAGAAACAACTTTACCACAAGATTTAGCCATATCACAAAGAGTGAGATTGAGACTATGGCAAGCACATGACATATATACTACTAGAAAaacggctatagctaatatggacattaatggcgcaccatgtatgtggtgcgccactgctatatagcagtggcgcaccggaTACAGGTGCGTCATTAttggccatattactaatggcgcacctcgtgtgcggtgcgccattactagtttttgtCCTAACCCCACACCCTTCCTAgacttagcagtggcgcaccaggggaaagTGCGCCGTTACTAGTTttgactagtaatggcgcaccacacccacggtgcgccactactaacaattttttttttaatttttttcaaaactagtaatggcgcatcacacaccaggtgcgccattagtaaccctggttaccaatggcgcattcttaggaggtgcgccattgctaaccctccccccACTATAACCCCTTCCCTCCCGTGTCTCCTCCCCCGAAGGCCGGCCCTAACCACCTCCTGCCGTCGCCCGGTCCTCCCCCGCCGATTGACCGAgcgccctagggttcctccccctcCGACCGGTCCTCGCCTCCTCCCTCCGACGAGCGagggcctcctcctccctccgaccCGCGCCGGCCACCGCGCGCCGACCGACCCCCGATGATGGGCGACGACaaggccgccgcctccccctccgcctccgccacGCTCTCCTCCTCCGGTCGCGAGGTTCACCCCTCTCGCCCCATCCCTCCCTTCACGCCTCCTTCGTTCCCCTAGGGTTTACCTCTGTCCAGAACACCGCACGCGCCCATGGCTGCCCGCAGGCCTGCCTGCGGCTATGCCCAGCACGCCGCACACGCCCACCTGCGATCTGGCCAGCACGCCACACGCGCCCGTGGGTGCACGCACGCCCGTTTAGAGGCCGTCACGCAGCTGCGCCTAGCACGCCGGGTCGTGCACCCAGCTGCACGCACGCCCGCCCGCGACTCTGCCCAGCACATTGCACGCGCCCGCCAACGGCAGCGAACGCGTGGCAGTGCCTTGCACGCCCGCCCGTGGCAACGGCTGCACGCACCCGCGGCTGCATCCAGGACGCCGACTTGCGTCGGCGACCGCGTGCCCCGGTTGGCACGCCCGCTGGCCGGCTCGTACGCCCGTCGctacgtactccctccgttcctaaatataagtcttttaagagatttcactaagggtaaacaaaatgaatgaatctacactcttaaATGTGTCTATATACGTCCGTATATAGTTCATTAATGAAATCTATCCCGGCCCCGACGGCGTGCACAGCGGCCCGCACAACCGTGCGCCCACGGAGACATTAAGCGAAATATGGACTGACTCGCTGCAGGTGGGACCAAACAGGATGTCTGGGCATGCCGTGGTCCAGTTGAATCAATTTTTTATTGACCGAACACTGATCAGAACGATGTTTTGATGTTTGAATGAGACATAGGGCATCCTAGGGTGTCAACTGAAAAAATTATCGTTAGAGCTTTAACGAAGACAAAATCTATGACAATACCATGCAAGGGGATCATAGGCACAAATGAGCAAACAATAAAATAAGAAACTGGCAAACCAGGACCCTCAAAAGAATTGACCTGATTGGCAGACCATGATTGACTATgttgacaacaacaaccaaataGTAGAATCGACCTCAGCGACCCAACAAAAGCACGAACTCGATAGAGATGGATGGGTTTATACCCCTTGTATGAAGATTAGTACCCATTTTAGTTTATTTACGGAACAAGCATAGGCAAATGGATCAGCATCCTCCCATTAGTAATTAACTATATGATGAACAACATACATGTTGTGAATGTGCAGCGATGAAGTCAGACATACTTATGTCTACACAGAAAATGACCAACGTACACCATTCAGTTTGCAGGTGAGGATAAATAGTTTTTTGCAGAACTGGACTATTTCTTATGGATCAAATAACTGATTTAGAAACTACTGTACTAATCAGTAGGACTGGTGTTTTTTCACAGGAAAAGACTATTTCTTATTTAACCAAATAAATGATTTAGAAACCATTAATTAGTACTAGAACTAGAGACTTTTTTTTGCAGGGCAAGGCTGATGATTATTTGTTGGAACACCATTAAGTAAGCAAGACTAGTGATTGTTTTAGAAACTATATTAAATAAGTGGTGACTCCTTTGGAAACCATTAAGCAGTGCTTAGGATTTGCTTGATTGGGGGAGAAGTAGGTTCCTAAATTTGCCTAGGGTGCTTGCCGTGCTGAAAGAAAATCCGAACCAATTATTATCTGACAAAGATGAAAGTAAAATGCTGatgttctttattcttgttcattcatGTTTTTTCTTTTTGATACTTCCCTTGCACCGAAAGAGCGCTCTTCATGTTTGGTAGTTTTGCTTGTATTTCTGAGTTTGGTCAACTTAatgttttgtcggaatgttgattcattttcgttccggcaaatttcaggcgcttcatatgtccactttttagtaaatgtcatgcccaaattttctctattttagaaaatgtctgacgacgaattcgttatgtgcgaatactgccaagacaagcgcgACCTTTGCGACACGTcttacctagttgatgataggcgcttcagcatcatgctggacgaggacttcgaagtggatacagtaagtcacaacgacaagtattttttcgtaattaagcatgacttcttttgcttcaacttgtaatttttattttttactattctactagcgtatcccctgccatgcaagacattatgtgttggataagattggtttcagtactgaaataaatatggaggtaaagatagttcacttgaggaccgagcatggttatacttttaccgtaaaattgtacaatgcagacacctattccttttttgaatgcaaaactgtAACGTGGTAGTTTTTTGCTATATACTCAGTTATATTCAGTGGTCTGTCACAACAATTTGCCATTACATTGACCAAAACTCCTTTTATTTTTGTCCTTTTAAGCTAGTATGATATAATGCTCGTATGCCACCAAAATAATTTCGGTAAACATGCACCCTAAACTAAAAGTGCTCTACGTCGGCGAAATTATCTCGGGCAACCATACTCTTCGAATGGTTAAGCAACATTTATGAGATAAATATGTAAACTAAATTACAAAGATATTGGCCGAAACTGACTTAGTGGTACGAGGTTATCAGTTCTGGGAACAAGAGCCACCATCGTATTGTTTCACCACTCCGGTATCATGCCCGAGTTGAGCGCCTGTAACATTATGGAATTATGAAATCATCTTGATTGCACATTTAGTTGACTTACTGAAACATTAAGAATCAACAAGCATTGGTTATTATTTCCTCATGCTTTTGCCAGATCCTAGATTAAGCAGCTCCATTTGGTGATTCTTGCTTGATGTTCTCCACTTGAGTGAATCGCCATGGGAGTTAAATCTGCGTCATGAAGCACTCCCACCCTTCCTACCCTGCATACATGTTATAATTTAGATGCAACCGTTCAAGATAATGCTCCGTAGAAATAGAGTTGCTCTGTGGAAAGATGTGCTTTTTAACGATTTGTTATACTTGTTCAGCTACACCTGAAAATGAGCATACCGCTTTCTGAGGTGTCTcgtgtgttttcaattctttatgCACCACACTACTCACTATTATAGCACACACAAACATCTCAATGGTGCTAAACCATATGCTGCACTATTTATTTCGTAAAATCATGACATCATATACAGAACCAAATCGacttcccactatatataggatctGTGTATACTAGACCGAGAAGTGGTACCAATAATCTGTGTTCTGACCTTTCTTTCAAACACTCACTCATCAGACCAGGTGACGCCCTCCATGCCTACGTTCTGATCAAGTCCCAAGGCATTCCACACCGCTGGAGACGCATCGACAATGTTGTTGGCGCAGGGAGGCTCatagttgtggtcgtcgtcgcagCCATAAACAGAGTCGCACTCATCCACCACCTTGGCGTACACGGAGTTGCCATTGGCGGTGATCTTGATGCGGTGCCCACAACGGGCCATGTGCTTGAACCAGCCGGTGGAGAGCGCGACGACCATCTCCTGGTCGCTATGGTAGGCATTGTCACACTCGGACGGACCACCGCCGTCCTTGCCCTTCTCAAAGCTATTGAGCGTCAAGACAGCCTTGGTGGTCGCGGTGACTGGAGGCGAGCAGTGGTACTATGGGTATTTCTTGCCATCCTCGCAGCAGTCGGGGTCGTTGCTCTTCTCACAGTTGCCCGACTTTCCTGGAAGATAGCCGCTCGCATGGCAGACGCCGAGACCCGGGCGGAGTGAGGACGCGATGTGGGAGGTGGAGAGCGCCACCAGGAGGAAAATTGCCATGGTGCCTAGAGCTCTTGCAGTGGCCATATTATCTACTCAACACTGCTGAATTGTAAATGTCTACCTCTTCTTGGTTGCTGCTGTTtttttgtgttgattgcttgtgTTGTGTGGTTAGAGAGCTGCAGGGTCGACTTTATATAGTGCTTGCGCTAGTTCGGTTGTCAACACCAACTTGTTGCATGTTCTCCACGGCAAATCGTTGGTAAGTACGTTGAGGCATGGCACTTG
This genomic stretch from Hordeum vulgare subsp. vulgare chromosome 6H, MorexV3_pseudomolecules_assembly, whole genome shotgun sequence harbors:
- the LOC123402874 gene encoding RNA-binding protein 48-like, whose amino-acid sequence is MPRDRDEPAAVRVYTVCDESKYLVVRNVPALGCGDELGSTFSAYGPLEECKPMDAEDCEEYTDVYFIKFAQVSNARFAKRKLDESVFLGNRLQVSYAPQFESLLDTKEKLEVRRNEVLRRIRSPAGSRPEGLSQYSPGQGSSSGNPHHHLSSNKREYTRAMPAAHIEDDRFSHVPSNKDYFPSESMNATVNLVRQKLDKMQSDGDTSHAAAASKKPRVDNRRRI